Genomic DNA from Fimbriimonas ginsengisoli Gsoil 348:
CGTGATCTACGTCAGCACGCTTATGAGCTTCAAGGGAATGTCCCGAACCACCGTCAAGAAGAACATTCACCGCCCGCCCCCTCCCACCGAAGGCGGCAACCTCCCCTTCGAGTAAACATAACGTTTTCTACGAAACCGAGCGAGGGCACTTACGGTTCAGAGTTCGTCAACCAACCCTTCGATCCTTGCGCCGAATCTGGAAAGGACTTTGTCGTACGTTTTGTACACCCCCTCACCAGTGTACAAAACGTACAAAAACCGGGGCACAGAGCGGCTCGTGCCGGAGGCGTTTATCCCTCCCAGAAGAACGAATCGGTCTCCGGAAGGTGGTCGAGGCGTCCTTCTTGGGCGAGGTCTTGCAGGGTCAGGACTACCTCGGCATCCCATTGGACGCCAGCCCCGCGGACGAGGATTTCCAGTGCGTCTGGCCGGGGCATTGCCGGTCGATAGGAGCGGGCGCTGGTCATCGCGTCGTAGGCGTCGGCTACGGCCACGATCCGAGCGGCAAACGGGATCTGTTCGCCGACGAGCTTGTCCGGATAACCGCTGCCGTCCATCGCTTCATGGTGGTGCCGCACCACCCTCAGAATCGTCTCATCCGAGTAGATCGGTTTTAAAATCGTCTCGCCGATCACCGGATGCTTCTTAACCGCCTCGAACTCTTGCGGGGTGAGCCGGCCCGGGGCAAGCAGTATTTGCTCGGGAACCCCAATCTTGCCGATGTCGTGGAGAAGGGCCGCGGTGACGAGGGAACGGAGGAATTCCGGGTGCCCAGGCCGAAGCTCTTGGGCCAGAAGCAACGCGATTCCGGCAACTCGGCTGGAGTGGTTCTGCGTATGCGGATCTTTTGCTTCCAGCGCTTGCGTAAACGAGCGAAGCGTGCGGCCGAAGATCGTCCGCAACTGTTCCGCCTGCTCGTGCACTCGCGCCTCCAGCCGGCGTCGATACACCTCGTTCTCGGCTTCCAAAGCCCGCGTAAGGAGGCCCAACCGGCGTCGCTCGAGCGCCTTTTCAAGTCGGATGGTGACGTCTTCCAGGTCGAAAGGCTTGAGGATGTAGTCGAAAGCGCCTGCCTTCAGGCACTCCACCGCACGCGTAACGTCGGAGCCTGCGGTGATCATAATCACCGCGAGCGTGGAGTCGACGCGTAGGGCTCGGGATAAAAGCTCGTCACCCGACATGCCCGGCATGTTCAAGTCGGTCAGCACCGCATCGTAGGCGCCCGGACGGAGGCACGCGAGAGCTTCCTCCCCGGAATGGGCGATGTCGGTCTCGATCCCACTCAGCATGAGCCCATCGGCGAGGCCGGCGACGAGGTCTACCTCGTCGTCCACGAGTAACACTCGCGTCCCGGTGTCGAGGGTTTGTTTGGACGGATTGATAAGTTCGCTAATCATCGACTCGAAGCGGTAATCGCAGGTTAAACGTCGTTCCTTCGCCGGGCCTAGACTCAAACGATAACGATCCCCGATGCGCCTCGGCGATGCCGTGGCAGATTGAAAGTCCGAGGCCGGTGCCCTCACCTACCGGCTTCGTCGTGAAGAATGGCTCAAAAACCCTGTTCTGGTGCTCGTTCGGAATACCAAGCCCCTGATCGTCGATAGATATCACGGCCCAGTCCCGTTCTCGAGTGGTGCGAAGCTTCAGCTGGCCGCGACCGCTCCCTCGCATCGCATGCAGCGCATTGCTCACGAGGTTCAGGACGACTTGCTCGATCTGGCTTTCGTCGACGTAAACGATCGGATTCTCCTCGCACAGCGCAACCTCTAGCAAAACGTTCTCCCGTCGCACGCTCGATTCGCACAGTTCGATCGCCGTATTCAGCACGTCGTTGATCGGCTGCGCCTTTTGTCGAGGCTGGCTTTCGCGAGAAAAAGCTAAGAGGGACTTTCCGATCCGGGTTGCGCGATCCACCATACGCAGGATCGTCTCCGCGCGCTTCTGAACTCCGGAATCGCTTACCCGCTTGAGAATCTGGGCGTTGACGGAGATGGCGGCCAGAGGATTATTGATCTCGTGCGCGACGCCGGCGACGAGTTCTCCGAGCGCGGCAAGCTTTTCGGTCTGCCGAATCTGCGATTCGAGCCGCTTTCGCTCTCCGATGTCGGTTCGCACGCCGAGGACGCCGACCCGGGCGCCATCGCTGGAGAGAATGATGTCCACTCGCTGGTGGACTAGCCGGGGAGAGCCGTTCCGGTGACGAAGGGTCACCTCCCCTTCGAAGAAATACCGATCGTTCATCGACCGGTAAATCATTTCGAGGTTGTCTCCCTCGGGATAGAGCGCTATCGTGCCTCCCGCCGCGTTCAGCTCGTCCGCCGTGTAGCCGAACATGCGCTCGAAGGCGGGATTGACGTACGAAGTCTTCCCTTCAAGGTCGGTAATCGTGATCGCATCGCCCGCGCTATGGAGGGCGTGCCGGATTTTCAAGAGCTCGATCTCGGAGTTCTTCCGTTCAGTGATATCCGTGCAAACCCCGAGAACCAAGCTCTTGCCCGGCTCGACGGACGGGATCGGGTGCTTCGTAGCCTCAAACCAGTGGACTTTGCCGTCGGCCCCCTCGATCCTCATCTCGTAAGGGCCGACGTCTTCGCTCGTTTCCAGAACTTTTCTGTCGACGGTCAGGAACTCCTCAGTCTCGCTGGCGGCCCGAAAGTCGATATCGAAGCGGCCCTCGAGGGTCGATACGTCCGTGCCGTAGAGGCGAGCGGTAGCCGCGTTGCCGAGGACGTACCTACCCTCCGAATCCTTGACGAACACCACGCTTGGAATCGACTCGATGACATTCCGTAGGAATTGACGCTGAAAGTCGAGTTCTCGCTGATCGCGTTTTTGAGAAGTGATGTCTCTTTGCGAGCCCCAAGCTCGAACCAGGCAACCCCGCTCCACAATGCCGAAGAGGGAGTTGAGAAACCATCGAGGCTGGCCGTCGACGCCTACTTCTTCCGACTCGACGTCATTCAGGGCCAGGTTCTTCAAAAACGCACTCAGGAACAGGTGGGTTTCCGGCTTGGTTCGGTCGAACATCTGATCCAAGCGCGTGCCGACCAGATCGGACGCCCGGTCGAGGCCGTACATCCGAGCCATGGCGTCGTTGCATTCGGCGAGATACACCGACTTAAGAGCGATCTCGATCTGGTGCTCGACCGGGATAGTGAGCGCGATCGGGATTTCACACTCCGCACGCCAAATTCCTTCCGAGCTGCGCTCGACGAGGGTTCGGTACCGTCCCTCGCTTTCGGAAAGGGTGTTCACCTGCCGTTGAAGCTCGTCGATGCGGCGATGAAGTGCTTCAATATCCCGATCGCCCGAAGCGCCGAGTTTTTCGCTCGTGTTCGTAGACGAAGAAGTCGGCATATTAGATAACTATTGGCTACGGTTCGCTACTTCGTTTTAGTTTCTTGGAGACGGTAGCGGATTCTGTCCTTCATTGCGCAAAGGACGCGGGGGTGTAAACTCCAGCTTCACTCTCGCTCCCCTGGAGCGAATGAGGTTGAGGACTTACCGAACTTGGCAAGCGCATACACTCCCGGTCTTACCGTAAGCGGCGACATCGTCGTCCGCCGCAATCGTCGACTGCCCATCAAGGGCGAAGTTCTGGTCCAGCCGGGCGCCCTCGTAGAGCCTACGACGGTGGTTGCCCGAGCCATGCTTCCGGGCGCGCTTCAAACCATCAAACTCGCCGAAAAGCTGGGAGTGGAGGCGAAAGACGTGGCGAGCATGCTGAAGATCGAAGTCGGCCAGCCGGTCACGACGGGTCAAGTCGTGGCGGAGGGAAAGAAGCTCTTCGGATTCTTTAAGGCTCCGTCGGTGTCGTCCGAGTTTTCCGGCACGATCGAATCGGTTTCCGACGTCACGGGGAACGCGCTCGTTCGCGAACCGTCGATTCCGGTCGACGTCAAGGCATACATCCAAGGTCGAATCGCGGAGGTCATGCCGGAGGAAGGGGCTGTCGTCGAAACCCGCTGCGCGATGGTGCAAGGAATCTTTGGCGTTGGGGGTGAGCGCACGGGAACGATCCGAGTCGCGGTGCCCAGCCCCGATAAGGTGCTGGAAGCGAGCGACATTCAGAGCGGCGATGCGGGCAAGTTCCTTGTGGGAGGAGCCGGCGTAACGCTGGATGCGATTCAAAAAGCTTCCCAAGCCGGCGTTACCGGCCTGATCGTGGGCGGCATCAAGGATAGCGACCTCACAAAGTTTCTGGGGTTCGATATCGGGGTCGCCATTACCGGTTCGGAACCGATAGATCTCACGATCGTGGTCACGGAAGGGTTCGGTTTCTTATCGATGGCCGAACGGACATTCAAACTGCTGTCTTCGCTGGAAGGAAAGGTCGGCTCGATTAACGGCGCGACCCAGATTCGAGCCGGCGTTATCCGCCCCGAGCTTATCGTTCCGATCGCCGAAGACGCCGCAACGTCGAAGATTGCCAGCCAAGTTTTTGAACTGAAAGAAGGGACGCCGATCCGGGTGATCCGCGAACCCTACTTTGGAAGGTTGGGCGCGGTCACCGATCTCCCTTCCGCGCTCGTTACCCTCGAGTCCGGGACCGAGGTCCGGGTTCTCCGGGCGCGGCTGGAAAACGGCGAAGAGGTCACGGTCCCCCGAGCAAACGTCGAAATTATTGCCTCGGACTAATAGATCCAGAAAAGCGTTGGA
This window encodes:
- a CDS encoding PAS domain S-box protein, translated to MPTSSSTNTSEKLGASGDRDIEALHRRIDELQRQVNTLSESEGRYRTLVERSSEGIWRAECEIPIALTIPVEHQIEIALKSVYLAECNDAMARMYGLDRASDLVGTRLDQMFDRTKPETHLFLSAFLKNLALNDVESEEVGVDGQPRWFLNSLFGIVERGCLVRAWGSQRDITSQKRDQRELDFQRQFLRNVIESIPSVVFVKDSEGRYVLGNAATARLYGTDVSTLEGRFDIDFRAASETEEFLTVDRKVLETSEDVGPYEMRIEGADGKVHWFEATKHPIPSVEPGKSLVLGVCTDITERKNSEIELLKIRHALHSAGDAITITDLEGKTSYVNPAFERMFGYTADELNAAGGTIALYPEGDNLEMIYRSMNDRYFFEGEVTLRHRNGSPRLVHQRVDIILSSDGARVGVLGVRTDIGERKRLESQIRQTEKLAALGELVAGVAHEINNPLAAISVNAQILKRVSDSGVQKRAETILRMVDRATRIGKSLLAFSRESQPRQKAQPINDVLNTAIELCESSVRRENVLLEVALCEENPIVYVDESQIEQVVLNLVSNALHAMRGSGRGQLKLRTTRERDWAVISIDDQGLGIPNEHQNRVFEPFFTTKPVGEGTGLGLSICHGIAEAHRGSLSFESRPGEGTTFNLRLPLRVDD
- a CDS encoding HD domain-containing phosphohydrolase → MISELINPSKQTLDTGTRVLLVDDEVDLVAGLADGLMLSGIETDIAHSGEEALACLRPGAYDAVLTDLNMPGMSGDELLSRALRVDSTLAVIMITAGSDVTRAVECLKAGAFDYILKPFDLEDVTIRLEKALERRRLGLLTRALEAENEVYRRRLEARVHEQAEQLRTIFGRTLRSFTQALEAKDPHTQNHSSRVAGIALLLAQELRPGHPEFLRSLVTAALLHDIGKIGVPEQILLAPGRLTPQEFEAVKKHPVIGETILKPIYSDETILRVVRHHHEAMDGSGYPDKLVGEQIPFAARIVAVADAYDAMTSARSYRPAMPRPDALEILVRGAGVQWDAEVVLTLQDLAQEGRLDHLPETDSFFWEG